One genomic segment of Proteus vulgaris includes these proteins:
- a CDS encoding GFA family protein, translating to MISGSCLCGSVKFTIKNQPEKFYRCHCSLCRRQSGVGHNLATIVKIEDFDWQTSSSFISSWKKESGYRNDFCNSCGSTVPNALRDQPFVWLPLGLLDDDISADCCGDFCTDDSMMWDCVRSANSNKSAVNSLFDLLLMLNVVQANFE from the coding sequence TTGATTAGTGGTTCATGTTTGTGTGGCTCAGTGAAATTTACGATAAAAAATCAGCCCGAGAAATTTTATAGATGTCACTGTTCACTATGCCGAAGGCAATCTGGAGTTGGTCATAATTTAGCCACCATAGTGAAAATTGAAGATTTTGATTGGCAAACTTCGAGTAGTTTCATTTCCTCGTGGAAAAAGGAAAGTGGATATCGAAATGACTTTTGTAATTCATGTGGTTCGACAGTTCCAAACGCTTTGAGAGATCAGCCCTTTGTATGGCTACCACTTGGATTGCTTGATGATGATATTTCCGCTGACTGCTGTGGTGATTTTTGCACCGATGATTCGATGATGTGGGATTGTGTACGCTCAGCGAATAGTAATAAGAGTGCGGTAAATAGCCTGTTCGATTTATTGCTCATGTTGAATGTTGTACAGGCTAATTTTGAGTAA